One Mycteria americana isolate JAX WOST 10 ecotype Jacksonville Zoo and Gardens chromosome 7, USCA_MyAme_1.0, whole genome shotgun sequence genomic window, TATTAATGCTATTATTTAAACCTCTATGGAAACACTCAGAGAGTCAAAGTGAAGGCTTTGACATCTTCCATTAGCCAGATGGTCTTCCCTTCATCATAAGTGCACACCCATACAAGCGATTTGATAAGGACTACTTATTTTAGGCACCAAAAGTCACAATTTTTTAAACTGCCATCATACTGTGAAATAGTTCCGGTTTATAAGGGTGCTTgaaaaatacatctaaaaattTACCAGTGATTCTACAATCTAAGAAGTTcaagtggaaagaaaacataTGAACAGAAAAGCACTGAGAAGTGTTTATTTGTTCAATATGGGGTGGCTGGTTCCTGTTAAATACCTTCCTCGTTGTgacctgtcctttttttttctttcttttttttttaaaatctctttacaTCATGATGGCTTCAGGTTACACCTCTCCTCTGAAAACGGATTAAACTAAATGTACATCTGGAGCTTCAGCAGATACGCCATCTCTGCAATGACTCAGGTGGAATGGTGTCTCCAATTCCACGCCTCAATACCACACTTTGGGAAGGATGAGGATCAACTAAAACTCACAGCTGAGAAGCAAGAATAGTTAGGAGCTCTGGACAACAGCGGGGATGGACAGACTGAACCAGGAGTGTTTAGTTTTGAGGGAATGGCTGGGGCCACGGGTAATGACAACACTCCCAGGTATCTAAAGAGCTGCTGCAAAGACCAAAGTAATAGAGCGATCATCACACCCACAGGGAATATGACAAAACGTAATGGGCTGAAATTGCAGCACAGGAGATTTAGGTTAGACACGAGGGAAAATGTTCTGACTGTAAGACTAGTTAAGCAGTAGATCAAATTGCCTGGGGAGGGTGTGAAATCTCCGTTTTCCATTAGCTTTTGAGGACAGGTGAGGCAGACACCTCTCCAGATCGGTTTATAGCCAACCTCAACCTTCACAGGGTGGGGGGCACATTTTGGAGGCCCCTTCCAGGTCCGTTTCTCCAAGTCTATGATTACTTTAAACACAACAGTGACGAGATGCAAAATTCTGCAATATTTTCCATCCTCTTAGCCCTGCTGAGTCCCTGCCAACAAAGTGCAAGTTGGATTCACACACCATTAGCAAAACTGTCCACTACAAGCCCCCGCCTGCCCTATGCGCAAGTAATTTATACCACGGAAATTCCCTTGCATGTGcctataaagacaaaaaaagacaacGGCCCCTGAACCAGTCCACTCAACTTACTCAATTATTCAAAGGAAATATACCTCCTTTTGCCCCCAAACAAGTAGAAGTGTATGAATTATCATACATTTCTAAAAAGTCAGCCTGGAAATCCCCTATCCATCactcccacagccctgctcaccAGACCAGCGTCACTGCCCCTCGGACACCCTTGTTCCTACGGCTCCAACAAGAGGGACCGAGAGGGATGCTCACCACAGGCTCCTCGGCAGCCCGATGGTTAGGTGAGAGGCTCATGTGGCTGCCTTGCATCTGCTAGGGATAAAAGACAGGCGTGTTGCATTTTGCCCAAACACTGAAGCAACCAATTCTGTAACGAGCCCTGGCTTGTAAGGCAGGAGGTAAAAGAGGTTCCcttcccctctgtccccctctgGGAACTATTCAGTGAATCTGAACACAATTTGTAAGTAGTTTCCAACTGTTCCTTGTCCCAGAGAGACAAGAGACAACAGATGGGCACAGAAAACTGCAGTGAGGAGCACAGCAGGACAACATTTTAAGCACAATAAAGCAGCCGCTACAGAGCGCTGGAAGCAGTAGATTGAAAACAAAAAGACCCTTTTTTTGATTGTCAGGAGGGCAGTGGTTTCGTTGCTCAGTGAAGGCATCTGGTGCCTTTTTAGATGCCATGGGTAGCCTAAACACCTACACAGGGCTGGGAGTGGGTGACCCTCCTGGAGGAGCGGCTGGAAAGGCGGGCTGCCCTAGGCTGTCTGAAATTGCGCTAGATGTCAATGTTTCGGCAAATGAAACCCACCCAAGGATTTGGTTCTGATGGCAACTCCATTTGCTCCCCGATACCCATGGGTACTCCCATCTGTACAGACACAGGCTAATGCTAGTCCTAAGGAATTCTCTAAGAGCCTCTGAAGAAAAAGGTACCTCCTCCAGGTCAGCACCTATATACAGCAGCCCAGCTGTATAGCTCCAGAAGGCTATATGGGATAGAGCAGCCCAGCTGTATAGCTCCAGAAGGCTATATGGGATAGAGCAGCCCAGCTATATAGCTCCAGAAGGCTGTATGGGATAGAGCAGCCCAGCTGTATAGCTCCAGAAGGCTATACGGGGCAGCATTACgaagccaggctctttttcaCCCCTCCAGGCAGAGAAGTATGCTTAGCTGGCACGTGGGAATTTCTTCCCTTTCAAGTCCTTCATGGTGAATTAAGTTTTTTAATCCCATCCCCATTGGTCGCTTTGCCTAATCAACGCTCTCTTACTATTTCAGAGGGGGCCTGTGCCGTTTTTGTGACTCTACTAAATTACTTTGTTCTGGCATGAATACATTTGCTCCTtgatgttctttttaaaatgaaaatggatatgAAAATCTACTCTAAAATGTACATTGCTCATAAAACTTTTATTAAGTATTATTAGTGCTTAAGAGAAGGATTTAATGTATTTGTGAAGCCAGGCTACAGGATCCCTATATTAAAGGCAGTCTTATGCTTAGGACTGATTTATACTGAATAGCAGAGATGAGCCTAAACCAAGCCTGCAGTTCTCCTACCACCCCTTCTGCGAGGGCTTGGCCTGCTGGGAGCAAAGGAGACATTTCATCAATTTGATGCCACTCTAGAAAGAGGGTGCTAGAGACCTACGAGCAGACATTACAGCTGACGTTACATGGCAGGCAGGGCTTTAGCTCCATTCAGAACAACGAGCACTGCAGGACATGTACAGGTTGTTCCCCTCTTCGTTGCTTTTCAAGCCCTTGTCATGTGAAAGGCTCAGAGGGCAATTATCCTGCATTTCATCAGGAAGAAGCTCATGTTGCTTAGGGGAGTTCAGATGCACAGATCCCACTGTAAGACAGGGGAGAGTTGGATGCTTGCTCCTGTTCAGGCAGCTTCTCTCCAGAGGGTTTCCTATTACAAGCATCATCCTTTTGTTGAGAATTTACatacagagaggggaaaaaattcctCCGCTCGCACATCAGGATGTGACCTCAAATGAAAAATCCTATTTTACCTTACTCTACATAGGTAAAAGCCGCAGATCTTCCTGTCTGCTATAAGCATAGTTACAGGAGCCATGGCAAGAGACTCCCAGTTGAAAAACCAATAGGAATATTATAAATCTCTTGAAGAAACTGATGACCCTGTCTAACAGCCACCCAGGGAGGCTGACTTCTCGGTTTCTCCTCTGTTACCCTCTTTCCTTTGATTAATTACACTTCAAGTTCTCATCTTATTATTTGTGTGCACAAATACCTGGGCTCAGTAGACTTCGCAGGACACCAGAGGTGTAGCCGCTATCCTCTGGACAAAGTGAAACAAGACTCCTGTGCAAAGTGATGGTAGAAGCTGCCTTGCTGCCCGGGTGAGATGATAGGCATCAATGTTGCTGGGCTTTTAAAGGCAAAGTAAGTGGCATGGCACTGAATGTAGTCTTCAGAAATCAAGAGagaacagccccagccctgtaTTATATACAAGCAGTGGGAAGCAAGAGGAGAGAGCAGCTTTCTGGTGGGCCAGACATCGTGGGGAGGTCTCATGTCACAGTGTTCAATTCTCTATAGAAGGGATAAAGGGAGTAGAAGGGATTGACCATGGAAGTAACGCTGCAACACCAACAACCATGCTAAGCATACACAGATTAAACAAAAGGAGCGCTAGTCCGTATGCTTCCAGGTAACAGCTACTTCTTGATGATACTATTCGCAGATTCTATCAATAAAAGTTTCAGCCAGAAGCTTTAAACCCAAGGCCTTGTGTCTGGAGCTTTTATTAAAATGCTATGCAAAATGTATGCAAAGCTTATACTATTATCTCAAACAGATCTCAAAAGTACTTTTACCTCCATAAAGTGAACTTCTAAAGTGCAAAGGCTTCCCAAGCCATGGAAATAATGGCACCAGGCACTCctctaaatatttatataatgtgATTGCAGCCATTTTGCAAAATCCTTCataaaagtattaaaacattAAGAGCTGATCCTTACTCTTAGAGGGAATGTCTAACTATtatgaaaatttccattttcagtaaaaCCCAGAgacctttttctttgctttattcctACTATAAAAATCATTTAAAGCCCATTTAATAAGGGTCACCCAGGTGCATGAAAGATCTTCAGGATCATGTTTGTTATATACATCTTTTCTTGACTGGGCTAACAGCTCTCAGAGGCAGGATTCCCCCTTAGGGTTTCTACAACCCCTGAATCTTACAGTTTAATCATATGAGAAGGttttctcccctctgctttcctgtgtCCTGCTGTTCTTATGGACTCTGTGACTGTTGTGACATCTAAGGGTTGTATTTTGTAGTAAGCTTATCACTGCTTGACTTTATTGGTACTGGCATTAATATGGAAACATGCTGGGCAGCCACTCgtgcttttttaatatttgacatCAGAGCATTTTGACTGCCTTTCCCATTTGGAAGACAAACCTTTATAAGGGGTAGTGTCATGTCTCAGCAGCGCCCCGGCACAAGCAAGCTGCCATAGCTTGCCGAGTTACCGTGCATCAGCTGAGCCGTGACAACCGCGGCACAGGAACGGGCAACGCACAGCGACACGCAGGAACTTCTCAAGCTGCAGAAACCTGGCAAAATGTCTGATCTCCAGTTGCGTGGTTACTGCTATTTCTTGAGCAACTTCCTACGTTTTTCTGAAGACTAAGCCAAAAATAAAGATTGTTGGGGGTGACGGGGTTAGGAAGAATTccaaactatttaaaacaaaactgagaaagacTTCTTGTAAGAAGTAGCTAAAACAACAGACAATGATCCATTTGAAACCCTGTAAAACCAAAGCCACTCAAGTACTTTGAAGTAGACTGCAGAAagtctatactttttttttttttttttttttaattttgcaaccAGTTCTTCAAGTTTTGCAGCCCAAAATCCCTGTATCAGATGCCAGAGGCTGGACTTTGTTCCCTATTACAGAGCAGTGTCAGGCCCAGATAAAAACCATACCTAAACTTCATCTACACAAGTGAAACTCCAATGAGTTTCCctacagaaaatacaaatccTTCAAAAGCACACACTTATCTTACTTTTCTAAACAGTGGAGGTGTTTAATAGGGTTATCAGGTATGACGTATCTTGGTTTACCATTCAAAGCAAAAACTATCAAACCTTTCAGAGTCAAAGTGTTAAGAACCCTAACAACTTCCCACAAAGGTACAACATAAGTGCCGTAAGTGCCATCCAGATCCTGCAcgtgctttttttaatttttttccactcatttgAACAGCTCTTCATACATTTCCATTGAAATTACCAAATGAGAAAATGCTGCAGGAATGATGACTCAATGCAAACCCTCCAGGCTAATCACTGTCCCATGAATAACCCTAATTGTTCTAACACATTCTAACAGATTTTTAGTAGGGTTGAGTAAATACTGATTTGATGAGTTTCTTGAGAAACTGATCTGAAAAAACTGCAGATTTCAATAGGGCATGATAGCCTTCCACTGAACAGCTTCTCATAGACTAGAACCTCATGGACATCCCTTGTGAAAGCAATCAAGCTTGTCAAAGCTAGATCTCTGGAATAAAGCCCTATGCCATGCAAATCAGAAAATTAATCATGATAAACACTcatcaataaaaataagaattaaaacaaTGATTATCATTTGAGCCCTACTTACTAGACTTTTACATGTGGAGTTAAAATACAGTGCCAATAAAAAGGTAGAAGCAGAAAGATTAAATGGTGTTTCATTTTAGCAAAAGTCCCTGTTCAATTCTGTGTCTCTATGTAGACTGAGTTCCCTAAATGCATcactagaatatttttattttgctctgcctGATGACCCACCTATCCAGCCCAAGTGCAATACTGCTGAGAAGCACCTGATTTAGGAATACAGCAGATTCCCCACTGGCCCAAGCCAACGTAATGCTTACCCATTGAATAAGCAGCACCAACCATAATAAACCTGACTCTAAACTCCCAACACAGAATAACACATATGTGTATAACTTTCAACCTGTGAGGTGCTCCCGTGCAGTCACTGGTGGTCGTGGGTTGTGGACTGCCGTATCTCTATGCATCAGAGAAGAACAAACGCCCAGTCCTAACTCCCTCTCATTTCTCTGCACGAAACAACTTCGCTCCCACTGCTCACCTGGAGATCTGACAGTGGCATGAGCTCTGTGACACAGCAAGAAGTCTTAGCACTTTGCTCACCTCTTGGCTGCTTCTTTACATCCTGAATGTGTTCAACCAGTCAGTCTCCAATGAGTGACTTGTGTTACTTTACAAATGAAGGGGCCATCATGTTTCTATCAATGCAACAAATACTCAGTGCAAAATAACTGATCAGCAAGTGAATGGACGTACAGGAGCAATAATGAACAGCCCATAACCAAACTCCTCGCTTGCCTATAGCCTTCCAGGCTCAAATGAGTAATTAAGCAAATAACTCTTCTCCACCACGTGTTACATCTGCCAACGGTGAGCAGATACAGCCCAGTCTcagccagccaggctctgtgGCTTTACAAGAGTCATCAACAGAGAACCAGACAGGCATTCTTTCTGCATCTTACACATGCGCATTTCTGACCTGATTTAATGCAAGCTGCAGAGAATTAACAGAACGAGGTGTGCATTGTAGTACCTGCGTGGGCCTGCACATATCTCAGGCCTCTTCACAGCTCTTCAGTCTGTCCTGAAAGGCAAAAGGACTGTCCAGCTAAAGTACCTGAAGAGCCGGTTAACAACAAGCTGCAATTCAAATGAAGCAAGGGCTGCTCTGATCCTTGGCAGCACTACACGCCAAGGTGCAGAGCTGTCCTTGCCCTCCCGTTCCCCGACTCTTTGCATGGTGCAGCCTGAGCTGAGACCTCAGGCCAGAATCCTCAAAACTCTCAGTGTTCAGGGATTTTTAGATCATCACTTTGCTGCTTTGctcaagtgttttaaaattgtgCTTGAGAGACCAATTCCTGATTGGTCACAGCCTTTATGATGTGTGAATTCACaaatatctgaaatacagcagaaaaaggaaaatcttacTTATCCCTTTGCCTGCACAGGTTTGTTCCCTAGGAGACAATTCTCGGTACTTGGTCTCAGCAGCGTACAAGGATGAAGACCTTCAAGACTGTCTGCTGCAGTGCGACGTGTTGCAAGATGAGAAATtactgggttgtttttttatggGACAGAACTGCACCTTTGGGCTGTGAAAATGCAGTGCTGCTTCCTGGTATAGAATAGTGATTATGGTTTGTATTTAAGGATAATTCCTACATTTGCTTCCACTCTATGCCAGCAGATTCTCTTTGAATGAATCCCCATTCTTCCCAGTGCCGGGCCTGATGATCTACATGctcctgctgtttttctgtaCTTCATGCAGATACTCCAGTAAGTCTGATGCAAATCATACTGATACAAAACATTCTCCACCAATTAGTTGGAGATCTAAAATACTTTCACATTATTTAATTATGGGTGGGGAGGTTACCTGTATATTATCAACCTTTCATCACACAGGAAGTTCAACGTAtaacaacttcatttttaaaacaatttttctattGATGCTTCACATCATACATGCATATGTAcgtgaacaacaacaacaagtcCAGGGGAAGACTTAAACATACAAGAATCTagcaaaaacctgaaaattcTCCAAAGTACAGAGTATATTATGCATGGATTGATTTTGATTTCTTGGATTGCTATGAGTGAttccagaaggaaaaatacctttCTTTCATACTGCAATACTACTCGAAAAACATACACGCTTCCATGCAGAGACCCACTGCAGAACAGGACGTTTATTTCAGAGTACTTGTAGACTTGCTTTATGTAGTGTGAATCTTAAACAGTAAGAAGAATGGTAAGGTGAGAAATGTAAGCGAGGTATTATTTATCTCACCCACCTCTGGAAAGCAGctcttaaaaaataagttttatatcGTGTAAATTACTGCACAAACCTTAACATAGTAGAATCACATCCAGGCAATCTCTGGACCTAATTCCCTCTTTCTCACTTAATCTGAACTAGATGACAAGTAAATCCACTGCAGCACAATGAGTTACATCAGAAAATGGTACAAGATGAGACTCAAGTTGTGTGAATCATCTGGGAATATTTTGCCCTTCCATAGCTTATCAAGGAGCTGCACAACCTGAAATACAGCGTCCAGTGCTCTTAAGTATGGTAAACCCTTTTATACTCCTGAGGCAATGAAAGGAATCATACAacacaaacaagaaacaatttaGGCCCTTATCAAGATTACGACCCAAAATTAATCTATTAAAAAGCACTGTGTGAAAAACACTATGTCATCAATAACATTTTATAACAGAAAGTCTGGCAGACAGAAAAGTTCAGACCAGTTTAATCAGCAACATGCCCGTCTCTCAGTTTTATCTTCCGAGGTATCAACCTACATTCAAGAGGGGTTACATTTGTTCAAATACACACAGTTTAATGATCAACTCGTTGGTCTGCCTCTTCTAAAATGAAGAGGAGTATAAATAGATCAAATTCTTCAACCCAGAACAGTCACACAGCAAAAACTGTCAGTAGGAAAAGTCTCTGCATCCTGAACAACCAAAGAGTATCAGgagcagaaaacatgaaaatcattCTCATCTTTCTATTCATTGCCCCACTTGCTCTTTCAGCTAGAGCTGAGAAGGATTATTCTCCCTTTGATTCTGCTGCATCTCCTGAGACGAAATCAAGATTTGCCATGTTAGATGATGTACGAATCTTAGCCAATGGACTCCTCCAGCTTGGGCACGGTCTTAAAGACTTTGTCCATAAGACAAAGGGGCAGATGAATGACATCTTTCAAAAACTTTACATTTTTGATAGGTCCTTTTATGAGCTCTCACTGCAAACTAGTGAAatcaaagaagaagaagaacagCTCAGACAAACTACAGCCAGACTGCAAATCAACAATGAAGAGATAAAGAATCTCTCACAGGAGATGAACTCGAAGATTGAAGACCTCatacaaaacaaaatccagctgCAAGAGAAAGTATGGGGACTGGAAGACAAAGTCACTAAACTGGCCACTATCCAGCCTTCAATGCAAGAGACAAAAGAAATTTCTTCACTCAAAGTAAGTAGACTTGTGAAATCCCCTGACACACAAAGCCAAAGTAAATTGTAATGCTATTGTTGGTAGTTAAGCAATAGAAGCTCATGTTTCCTCTTCACTGTAGTACTACCGtgcattttgagaaataaatcaCTGCGATAACCTTAAAAGAATCAGTGTCTTCATCTGACATATTGTTTATTTTGCAGTAGAATTCCCCAGTGAAATCAGTGAGAAAATTGTGAAATTATAAGGCTCTGTATCTTtttcaggttttggggttttttttgcaaatcaGTTGTAAGAAATtctgtaataataatgataaaaaattTTTGCAATCAGGAAAATGATGTGATTACCAAGTCCATACGTTTGTATGTCATCATCTCGTTACAAGTCAATGCACTAGGAACTGCCTGCTCAGTATAAAAACAGGAAGCTTAAACCTTTAAAGAGGGACACCTATAGTATCTATATGACCTGCAGGACCAAAGAACCTTGCAAGTGTTAATAGACTTAATGTCAATACATGCAAGTATTTAGGTGGGTATAAGGTTTCCTATGGAAAAGGAAGTATTAACTGTATTTTGCAGAAGCATAAAAAGGCTAAGCAACTTGTGTGAGAAAATACTCGATGTTTGTGTCAAAAGCAGAAAGATGAATCAAGATCTCCCAAATCCCAAGCTACCCTAAAAAAGGGAATTGTTCCCTTTTTTGATCAGTGGCATACATCTAGTTTGAAGCAAGGGCCAACTTCACAGAACATAATTGTTCTGGAtgtgaaaatggaaggaaaatagcaacaacaaaaaaggtctACAAAGCTGCCAGTAGTTtgtctcaaaaaaacccaggtgTTCACTTCAGAGGCAAAGAAATTTGCCCCTTCAGAGGCAAAGCAAGCAAccctttggaaaaggaaaggcaatgtTAAATGGTTTGTGCCTCTCAAAACTGGCCCCATGACAAGAGTTATGGAGGCAGTGCTACTGTGAAGGTCTTCTCCTGCTTCTAACCACaactctcctccctcccttcctgtcCTCAGGCTTTCGTGGAGCAGCAGGACAACCACATCAAGCAACTTCTCAAAATCGTAGAGGACCAGCATGTGCAACTCGACAGACAGCACAATCAAATAATGGAGCTGGAGGACAAGGTACAGGAACCATCTctatttctcttttcagaattTGTCATCTGTCGTAACACTGAAGGAGTCAATGGCCCATTCGTTCGGGTCAGCCATCCCTCTTGTTCACAGTTTGGGGGTGTAAAAGAGGGTATAAACAATTTTGACGGCAAACAGGTACCTTTTTGGGTGAGAGACTGCTGTGCTGCCAGGCAGAGGGCTACGGCCAGGGCACACGATAACCAAGAACACAGCTTTGAAATACTGTCTATCAACAGCaagctgctgtgttttctgactgctaattttctttttttttcctcttattatcTATCGTATTATTGTTCTTTCATTGGTCTTCTAAGTATCATTACTTTctacctctttcttcttttccaataTTCACTCCAATAGGGAACCATGTTCTGCAGTTCAACATGTGTCACCATATCGCTGGGTATAACTGACATGCTCATATTTAATTTATTCCTAAGAGGAGgctataaaaggaaaatgcatttcagcCTAAGGAACTGTGGGTTCTGCGCTCTTTAGATGTTGGTATTATTTGTCTAAGTGATGTCACCTGAGGAAATAAGTTAAATCTGTTTGCCCATTAAGGTGCACCTCGTGAGAACAGATCATTTACTCACCTCATGAATCCTACCTTGTTTGAGCAGTGGCACAGCTGACATTCGTGCAACTGAAATCCACCACTGCGGttctaaagttatttttatgttgtaaatTGGGTATTCTAAAGGATTACATTcacaa contains:
- the ANGPTL3 gene encoding angiopoietin-related protein 3 isoform X1 is translated as MKIILIFLFIAPLALSARAEKDYSPFDSAASPETKSRFAMLDDVRILANGLLQLGHGLKDFVHKTKGQMNDIFQKLYIFDRSFYELSLQTSEIKEEEEQLRQTTARLQINNEEIKNLSQEMNSKIEDLIQNKIQLQEKVWGLEDKVTKLATIQPSMQETKEISSLKAFVEQQDNHIKQLLKIVEDQHVQLDRQHNQIMELEDKVQEPSLFLFSEFVICRNTEGVNGPFVRVSHPSCSQFGGVKEGAAPDCTALYNSGTQSSGVYTIKPNGSEAFDVYCEMKFGSSWTVIQNRVDGSLDFNQTWDAYANGFGELNEEFWLGLNKTYSITKQGDYILRIELQDWKDNKRYIEYAFSLGGPETDYTLQLSRMSGSIPNALPEQTELRFSTADHDVDIINDFNCPENYLGGWWHSECEETNLNGKFVTPRSRGRLERRKGLYWKPKKGRYYFLKSTKIMIHPTDLKSFD